TCCCTTTCGGACAACAGGGAGGACCTGCCTGAAATCTCCACCAAACACAACCGTCTTCCCACCGAACGACAGTTCTAGTCGGTTCATTATGTCACGCATGCCATTATCCAGCGCTTCCATCGCTTGTCTCTTAATCGTGGAGGCTTCGTCCCAAATAATTAGTGAAACCGTTTGCAGAAGCTTAGCAGCCCCACTCTGTTTTGTGAAGCTACAGAATGCCCCATCGTCAACACTCAGTGGTATCTTAAAGCATGAGTGTGCGGTTCTTCCTCCAGGTATTATGAAAGCTGCAACACCGGACATAGATGTTGGCACGGTAATCTTCTCCTGCCCACGTATCATTGCAAGCAGCGCCTTGTATGGGAAAGTCTTCCTTATCCCTCCTGGTCCATCCACGAAAAACACGTCGCCCTCGTCACTATTAATAGCAGATAGAATCTCATCGTAGGCGGCCCTCTGCTCGGCATTGAGGGAGTCTGACAGAGTTGTGTCCTCATGTTCAAGCTTGATCGTGGActcctcaaagatctccctagGCACACCGTTTGCCATTTCATGTGCCTCATCGATCTCAGGGAGAGAGAACAGCCGTATATCTTTACCTATTGACTGTAGCATGTTTCTGATATctattaaaactatttattggaCGGCAAGTGTTCATGGATGATGCGATGATAGTCTTCCAACATTGCCTCCAAGTGCTTGTTTTAGAGTACATGCACGTCGTTGGGCTCACAGAATACCAGTATTGTTGCAAGAGCCTTCGAAGTGATGGTAGCATCTGGAATAACTCGGCTTCCGTAAGACACTCGTCCAGTGTGTGGTATGCCTCGATCAGGCCCCTTCTCTTTGCAGCTTCACGAAAGGTAGGTACCGTCAACAATCCTTAGGTCATCAAAGGAGGTGGCACCAGTCACGTGGTTTAGGAGAACTCGCATATAGTAGCGTCCCCCCTCGACTAGATGAGCTGACACGATTCTACCAACTTATCCACCTTCTCGTCTCCTTCGttgctagaattttttatttttgcctttCTGCCAAGTATACCACTCAGGAAAATCCCGGTACAAGATACCTCGTGCATGCTCGTGTATTTTGTTTGCCTTGAAATACTCTATCAGCATTGACTTCTCAGCATTTTTCAGATTGAGCACTTCTTGAATATCTTGGCCCTCTTGAAACGAAACCATGTGCATATTTGACAGATGAAGTTGTAGATGCATCACATGTGGTGAGTTCTTGCTTAGGTCAAAGCCGTATATCCTCCACAAGGCTTCCAGAGGGGTCACCCATCTCGCGTCCTTATACTGCCTGATCTCATCGATGTTGCCGTTATTTTCAGCCTGTCAGCCCCATTCACAGTCACAAACGCTCGATCATGGCCCTTGTATATGCACTTGAATAGACATTTGACGGCCTTTATGCTCGAGCATACCTCAGTATTGATGTGGCAGTTGAACAGTCGCAGAAGGTAAGGGTTGTATGGGACGACCCACCTATTGTCTAGCTCGTGTTTTCGAACCATTGCATGCCGACCATCATCACATCTCCTATACATCGGGTATGAGTCCTTGCCTTGTAAGGTAGTCGCGTTGAAAGGCTGCATAATGATTCTTGCATGATGGATGGTCCTTCATGCACGGGCAATCGTGGTTCAACACACCGCAAGGGTCATGCATCATATGCTTGATGGTCATCTTGTATAGCTCTGGGTACTTATGCTTATCTAAGAGCTCAGCGGAGATGATACAATCATATTGCTCCAGACATGTGAGCTTGTACTGCCCCTGCATGATGAGCAGGAAGTGGGCATGTGGTAGACCCCTCTTCTAGAACTCCACCACATAGACATAGACCTTCACCTTGACAAGCATGTGCTTATCAAGAAATTGCTTCTTTAGTTCCTCTAGCTTCGCTCTGAAAACACGCATGACAAGATCCGAACGATCTTGGGATATCTGACCAGGGTAGAGCTCGCGCGTGATCTCTTCTCAGGTTGGGTTGGATGTCATTGTGAGGAAGACGTCTGAATTCCCATACTTCCACACTAAAGCCATATAATCCATGTACCGACACATCTTATTTCGAGGTCCTCTGATAAATGATGTAGCCAGCACGGTCCGTTTGCCAATCGCGTCCGCTCTACCCTCCCCAGCATGGATGTTGTCCACCAAGCCTTGGTACAAGTCCACCCTTAACTCCTTATGATGAGCCCATATGTAGTCCACCCGCAAGCTCTCGATCTTGATGTATGTATCAACCGCGAACTGCTAGAAAAGACGTTTGCCAAACAATATTAGGTTTAATATCCCTGGCCGTATAAGGAACTTGTAGGAGTAGTAATCCCTCATGGACACGCATAGACTCCCATTCAAATCTGCACTCGGCATATGACATTAAAAGTTAGTGCCAGAACTAAGCGAATACTATGAAAATAATTGATGTTGCAAACATCATTTAAATAGAACAGTAACTTGGGTCCCCCTGATTATCACCACGAGCCTCATGAGCCTGACAAGCTGCACAAGCCGCGCTCACCGCATCTATGGACACACCAACCTTTGGGATATCAGGATGCCAACCGAGTTTGCCTCTAGGGAAGAAGAGAAGGTATGATAGAGCATCATAGCATCCATGATATGACCGGATGCCATATATTTGCTTATTGTTCCCCTGCTGGATAACGCTATTCTTGAAGTTCCTTCGCCATTCGCTCCCCTCGATCCACACAACAACCACCTTTGAAGTAACTGATTATATGTTCTCTGGTCCAACATATGGTCAAGATTTAGTGTCAACATAGTAGTCCTCGAGGTCCTCAACCTATGCCATACTCCTAAGGTGTTTAGAGTATGGGTTGCCACGAAGTATGCCAACCAGCATTGCAATGACTTCCTTGTCTTGCTGGTACTACTCTCGACGGTAGTGATGATACCGGTCCTCTAGACTAAGATAGTCATCATAGAAGTTAAGTTCCCAATACTTGGGTTTCGATCCATCTCTACCAAACAACCGTATATTGTGGTACATTTGGTCGTGGGCACAAAACATATAAATACCCCTTTTTTCATGTCAGTGGTCTCACTGTCAAGATGACAGTAAAGTGAGGTGAATGAGAAATGACCATTGAAAAATCTTATATTGTCACGGAAGTGACTAGCATTAGCATCTGCACTCGACCAAAGCCTCATGAGCTCGGGTGGTGTATCTGGGGTGGACAGTCTAATATTTCCATTCCGACAGCAGAACCCATTCATCTCATGCTCGAACTTCTTCGCATTGCAATATTTGCAGTTTTCAACATGCTTCAGCATGTGAGTGGTTGGGGGTATGTTGCTATACACATGGTCGTATGGATTGGGTACGCTAGAGATAGTGGCAGAGGCATTGTCAGCTTCATCTAATTCGACATCCTCGTCGATGTCCCCGTCTTAAGTGATTTTTAGCATTAAGTAGTTAGATAAGGCTCCACAATATATTGTCAGGAGAGGAAATAATGTCAAAAGTACATTGACTAGCGAACATGTAACCCTCCTCATCTTCGGAGTCCTCTTCAAATACTATGTCGTCATCATCACCTATTGACCCATATAGATTCGTATAAGTATATGATGGGCTTGAATGTATTTtgcaatataaaataaatataatcaaGAAAATTATCGTCATCGGTAACTGGTGACTGTGTTGGAGGCGCTGCGATGTTGGCAGTTTGAGGGGTTGAAGAGGTATTTTATGTCAATACAACACGAGAATTGTACATCAGGCTCTATACTTTGTATTGGAATTTGGAGAAAGCTGAATACATGTACGAACATTACTATTGTTAATGACGACTGATTGTGTTGGAGGCTCTTGGTTTTCTTCCTCTGAGGCAGAAGCTTTTTTTTTGTCCCGTCTAGTTGCAAAGCTTTTGTTACGATGAGCTAGCAATGCTTGCATTTCTCCGGGTGTTACATGTTGTCTACGTGATCTTTGACTGGCATTCATCTCCCGGATCTCCATGTCTGGCATCTGCTCCAAACCAGACTGGATGTGCACATGAGAGCCTTTGACTATAGGAATGGCCCAATCACCAGTGATTATGGATCCAACCGGACCAGATGCATCCACAGTAAGGGGCACATTCGACGGGATATACATAGGGTTCTCCATGGCAATGGAATCTTGACTCAAAGTGTTACATCACAACCCATTGTGGGTATCTACGCGTTCTTTCTTTGCATGCTTCTGCTCGGGTTCATATTTGCATAACACACCCTCTGATATGCGTGTCTTGCTTCTATTTCATTTGGGGTATTGTGTCACAATGCGTATCGAGCATTATCACgatcatgttttgcttgactcTACTCGAGCGTCATATTTGCATAATGCGCCCTAGCACTTGCACGCCTTGCTTATATTTGCTCAGTTGTTACGGCATGGCATTAGAAGCACGCTTCTTTC
The sequence above is drawn from the Phragmites australis chromosome 10, lpPhrAust1.1, whole genome shotgun sequence genome and encodes:
- the LOC133930210 gene encoding uncharacterized protein LOC133930210 codes for the protein MLQSIGKDIRLFSLPEIDEAHEMANGVPREIFEESTIKLEHEDTTLSDSLNAEQRAAYDEILSAINSDEGDVFFVDGPGGIRKTFPYKALLAMIRGQEKITVPTSMSGVAAFIIPGGRTAHSCFKIPLSVDDGAFCSFTKQSGAAKLLQTVSLIIWDEASTIKRQAMEALDNGMRDIMNRLELSFGGKTVVFGGDFRQVLPVVRKGSRA